One Patescibacteria group bacterium genomic window, TCCGCAAAAGCAGTGACCATTGAGTCCTCGATCATTGTCACCGGTCTGGTGAAAGCTGAGCCCCGTTCACCCGGCGGTTTTGAGTTACAGGCCACCAAGGTCGAGCTGCTCCAAAAAGCTGAAGAATACCCCATTGGCAAGAAAGAGCATGGTCCAGACTTTTTGCTGGATAACCGGCATCTGTGGATCCGCAGCCCGCGTCAGGCCGCGATTCTCCGCGTGCGGGACACAGTCATTTGGGCGTTACGGGACTTTTTCCGCAAAGAAGGGTTTATTCTCACGGACACGCCCATTTTGACGCCCACCTCCTGCGAAGGGACGACGACCCTTTTTGAAACTGAGTACTTTGACCAACAGGCGTACCTCTCGCAGTCTGGCCAGCTCTACCTGGAAGCCTTGGCAATGGCTTTGGGCAAGGTCTACGATTTTGGTCCCACCTTTCGCGCGGAAAAGTCCAAAACCCGGCGGCACCTGACCGAATTCTGGATGCTGGACGCGGAAGCAGCGTACATGGACTTGGAAGCCAGCATGCAGCTGCAGGAGCGGATGATTGTCCATGTTGTCCAAACAGTCCTTACCGAGCGCAAGACAGAGCTCGCACTCTTGGAGCGAGATGTCACAGCCTTGGAAAAAATTCAATCGCCATTCGAACGCATGACCTACGATCAAGCACTGGCAAAACTCAAAGAACTTGGCTCTGACATCAAATGGGGGACAGACTTGGGTAACGATGACGAGACCATCTTGACCAAAGCCTACGACAAGCCAATTTTCATTACACACTACCCTTCGGAGATCAAAGCTTTCTACATGAAGCCAGACCCAACGAATCCAAAAGTTGCCTTATGTGCCGACCTCCTTGCCCCGGAAGGGTATGGGGAAGTAATTGGTGGCTCGCAGCGCATTGATGATTTGCAGATGCTGGAGCAGCGGATTGCCGAGCACAAGCTTCCCAAGAAGGATCTGGAGTGGTACTTGGATTTGCGGCGTTACGGTTCGGTGCCGCACAGTGGCTTTGGCATTGGCCTGGAGCGCACGGTGACCTGGCTGTGTGGTCTCACTCATGTCCGTGAGTCCATCCCTTTCCCAAGATTGATTAATCGTCTAACACCGTAACTATGGAACGCACGCTCGCTGTAGAAACCCCACAACTCGTTGGTCAGGAAGTGAAACTTCAAGGCTGGGTACACAACCACCGGCGCTTGGGGAAAATGGTGTTCATTGACTTGCGGGATCGCACAGGTTTGGTGCAAGTGCTTTTTGCTGATGATTTGACCGAACCAGCCAATCAAATTCGGCCAGAGTACGTGGTGGAAATAACTGGCACGGTTGTTGAACGGAAAGGCAAAGGTGCAAATCCAAATCTTCCCACAGGCTTGGTGGAAATTCATGCGAAGTCGCTCAGCGTCTTGAGTGAGGCGCAAACTCCACCTTTTCCCATCAACGACGAAACCAAAGCTCAGGAGACGAATGAGGAGCTTCGGTTGGAGTACCGGTATTTGGATTTACGCCGCCAGAGTATGCGGCAGAATCTGGCCTTACGCGCCAAAGTGAATGCACACTTCCGAGCTTTCTTGCAGGAGCAAGGTTTTACCGAAGTAGAAACACCGTACCTAACCAAAGGCACACCCGAAGGTGCGCGGGAGTTCATTGTGCCGTCCAGGAATTTTGCCGGGAAGTTTTACGTGTTGCCGCAGAGCCCGCAGCAATTCAAGCAGCTGCTTATGGTGGCTGGGGTGGAACGCTACTTCCAGATTGTGCGGTGCTTCCGGGATGAAGACCAGCGGGGCGACCGGCAGCCAGAGTTCACCCAGCTGGATATGGAAATGAGCTTTGTAGATGAACACGAAGTCATGCAGTTGGTGGAAGACATGATGATCGCCTTGGTCAAAGCTGTCACACCGGAAAAGCACATCACCCAGGTGCCGTTCCCGCGCATTCCATATGTTGAAGCAATGGCCAAGTACAATTCGGACAAGCCAGATATTCGGAAAGATAAGAACGATCCAAACGAGCTGGGCTTTTGTTTCATTACTGACTTCCCCTTGTTTGAATATTCGGAAGAGGAAAAGAAGTTGGTTCCGGTGCACCATCTCTTCACCGCGCCCAAAGACGCTGACCTGGAGTTGCTGGCCACTGATCCAGCCAAAGTCACGGCCAAGCAGTATGACTTGGCGCTGAATGGGTTTGAGGTTGCAGGTGGCAGTATTCGGAATCACAAACCAGAGGTGCAGCAGCAAATTTTTAACATCCTCAAACTGGCACCCGAAGACGTTACCCGTCGGTTTGGCCACATGCTGAAGGCCTTTAGCTACGGTGTGCCACCGCACGGGGGGATTGCCCCAGGCATTGACCGGCTGGTTGCGATTCTCGCCGGTGTGCCAAACATCCGGGAAGTCATTGCTTTCCCCAAGACCGGTGACGCACGCGACCCCATGATGGGCGCGCCAACTGAGCTGCCCGAGCAGCAACTGAGAGACGTGCACATCGCATCCATCAAGAAAGAGTAAGGTCTATGCCTGCCCTGTCTCGCCTCCAGCGGTTCATTCTCCGAGAAGCACTTGGGGGAGTGGTGACCAAGCGAGCAGCGTTTCAAAAGTTTTATTCTAAGCAACCCAAGCCGCCCTCAGCGCATGATCGAGAGAACGCCATAACCAAGTCTATTGAACGGCTGATCGACAATGGGTACCTGGTGGGGCTGGGTCGTCGCACACCCCAGAGGTGGTTCTTGGAAGCCGTGCGGTTGACCCCCGCCGGCAAAAAGACTGCCAAACGGCTACTTGGCCAGCAACAACAATTTCCCTTTCGCCGAAAGTAAACCCTATGTCCATCCCCGCAAAAATCAGCAAGTTCCTGGGCGCCAAGAAAGTGCAGTACGACGTGGTGCCGCACAAGACCGTTTTCACCGTGTACGACTTAGCCCAGACCATGAAGCTCAAGTTGGAGCAGATTGCCAAGACGCTGCTGGTCAAAGCTGACAAGCGGTACATTCTGGTGGTCATGCCCGCACACTACCGTCTGGATTTTGGGAAATTGAAAAAAGTGTTGAAAGTGAAGGACGTGAGCATTGCCAAGGAAAAGGACATGCAAGCCAAGTTCAAGACCAAACCCGGGGCCATGGTTCCGTTTGGGGCCATTCACAAGTTGGATGTCATTACCGACAAGTCATTTTTGAAAGTGAAGGACGCGCTGTTCTCCGCCGGCAGTTTCACAGATAGTATCCGGATGAAGTTAAAGGACTATTTGAAAGCTGTTGAGCCAACCGTGGCTGATATTGGAAAGAAGTTTCCCATCAAACTTCAGATCGTGAAGAAGGCACCGAAGAAACCACATCGCAAAGGTACGCGAAAGCCAAAACTAGCCAAGCGGAAGAAGCGGTAGTCATGGACGCAATTTCTCATGCCGCCTGGGGAGCGACCATCCTTCGGAATCGGAAATTTGTGGGTTGGGCAGCGCTCACTGGCATTTTGCCAGATTTGATCCCTGCGCTCTACGGCGTGGTGCGGTATGGGAAGCGCTACTTTACTGATATCATTGATCAGTCCTTCGCTGAACACCCCGGGAACTTTTACATCATCCTGTATCGCTTCACGCACAGCTTGCTCCCCATTAGTCTTGTATCGCTCGTGCTTTGGGTGGTCGCTCCGGTGTGGCTCCCACTGGTCATTCCGTACTACTTGCACTTGGCCATGGACGTCTTTACGCACCGCGGCTTGTGGGCAACGCGCTTGCTCTACCCCGTGTCAGACTGGCATATTGAAGGTTGGAATTGGTGGCAGCGACGCTGGGTGAACATTGGGAACTGGAGCGCGCTCGTCATTCTCAATTTGTGGTTCTTCCTTCGTTAAACCATGCGCAACATTACTGTGGAAAAATTTGAAGGCCCACTTGACCTCCTCCTCCAACTCATTGAGACCGAGGAGCTGGACATTACCCAAGTAGCTTTAGCGCAGGTAACGGAACAGTACTTGCGTACCCTGGAAGGCGCAACGAATGTGGGGCCAGAAGAACTCGCTGATTTTTTAGTGGTGGCGGCAAAGCTCTTACTCATCAAGTCCAGAGTGCTGCTGCCGCAGCTGCAGGTGGGGGACGAAACTGAGGCGACAGATTTGGAACGGCAGCTGAAGATGTACAAGGCGTACTTGGATGCCTCCCGGGCTGTAGCCAAAATTATTCACAAGCGGCGGTTCACCTTTGGTCGGGGCAAACCAGCGGTGATGATTGAGCAGAAATTTTCACCCCCGCCATCGTTGACGAGTGCAGCATTGCACGTCACTTTCCTCACGGTTCTGCAAGAATTGGAGCCAATCATCAGCCTGCCCAAGGCGGTGATTGAGCGCACAGTGTCCATTGCCGAGAAGATTGAGCATATCCGGGTTTTGATTCTGGACCAAGCTTTGGTATCCTTCAAGCAGATTGTGCAGCAAGCAGGCTCCAAAACCGACGTGATCGTTTCCTTCCTCGCCCTCTTGGAGCTGGTGAAGCAGCGGGGGATCATGGTGAAGCAGACTGCACTCTTCGATGACATTGCCATTCAACGCCTAGACCCACCCACCAATGCTGAAGCATAAGATTGAAACCCTCCTCTTCCTGGCTGGCAAACCACTCACGGTAAAAAAACTTGTTGAGTTGGTTGATGCACCCAAAGCTGACGTGCAAGCAGCGGCGACGGAGCTCATGCATGACTACGAACAGAAGCAGACCGGTCTGCTCATCCAGCAGGCGGGGGACAGCTTCCAGCTCGTCAGTCACCCAGACCATCGGGCCTTGGCGCAAACCTTTGTGAAAGATGAAGTGTCCGGCGAGCTTACCAAGCCCAGCCTGGAAGCACTGACCATTGTGGCGTACCGCGGGCCTGTGACCAAAACTGAGCTGGAGCAAATTCGCGGGGTGAATTGCACGCTCATTCTCCGCAACCTGTTGATCCGTGGTTTGGTGGAAGCGAGTTACGATAAAACGCAAGCCACCACGGTCTACTCCGTTACCCATGACTTTGTTCGCTTCCTGGGGCTTGCTACGGTAGAAGAGCTTCCTGACTACGAAAAACTCCATTCCCATGCCACCCTCAACGAATTCCTTGAGCGGACGGGCGCGGTCGCCGCAGCGGACAGCAACGCCCAAGCGGAAACCGTCCCAGCCGCGTAAACCTATGATGCATCCAGTGCCCATCTCACCAGTCAATCCGGCTGGGAGCGTGCGTCGTCGCTTGCTTCCTGGGAATGCCTTTGCCGTCCTTGGCTTCTTGCTGGTCAGTGGGGTCATTGTGGCAGTCATTGCCATGGCCTACGTTTTTGTCTACCTGCCTGATGCGCGGCTGGCAGCACATCTGGGAAAAGTTGCAGGGGCAACGTACACGCGTTCGCTTCCAGTCGTCCCCTTGCCCACGACACCTGTGCCAGTGGTTACCCCGGTTTCCGGGATTTTACTGGATGTTGATTCTGCAACCGTGCTGTGGGAGAAAAATGCACTCCAACCTCGGCCAATTGCCAGCCTCACAAAGTTGGTGAGTGCGGTGACCTGGCTCAACACCAACCCAAAACTTGATGCCTACGTCACCATTCCCAGTGACATTGATCAAGCCGTGGCCGAAGCCGGTGAACCCGGCGATGTTGCAAGTAAAGTGAGTCTCCAGCCAGGGGAGCGCGTGCGGGCAAAAGATCTCCTTGCCAGCGCTATCATTGCTTCGGCGAATAATGCCCTGCTGGCGCTGGTTCGAAGCACGGGGTCGGTGGCTGACTTTACGCAAGAGATGGCGCAGTCTGCGGCTGACGCGCATACTACAACCTTGACCGTGGCTGACCCCACGGGCTTAGACCGGGCGAACGTTGCCTCGGCCAAGGACATTGCTCTGCTGGCGCACCAAGCCTTCCAGAACCCAGTGCTCAAGCCATTCTTCACCCAAGCGCAGACGCGCATCACTACCGCCGGGGGCCGGACCTTCACTGCCCGCAGCACTGATGAGCTGGTTCGGACGACCCGGACGTACACGGTGGTGGGGGCGAAAACTGGGTACTTGCCTGAGGCTGGGTACACCTTTGCGGTTGAAGCCAAGAAAGACGACAGAAAACTCGTCTTGGTCTTGCTGGGTGAACCAAATTCCGCTGCCCGTTTTGCAGACGCTGACGCCTTGCTGCAGTGGGGTTTTAGCGCGACGTAGCAACCAGAAGCTGCATTGCCAGTACCGTGCAGCCGAGCTACAATTGCTGCATGCGACCGCTTGTCGTTGCCAATTGGAAAATGCACGTTACACCGCCGCAAGCGGAGGCTTTTGTGCAGGATTTTTTAGCCCAGGATCCAGCGCCGCTCCAGGCCGCGAACGTGGTGCTCTGCCCGGCCGCGCCGGTGATTGGCACGGTGGCCCAGGTCTGCGCCGGTTCCCCCGTGCGCTGGGGGGCGCAGAACGCATACTGGGAAGCGCGAGGGCAGTTTACCGGTGAGGTGTCCATGGAAATGCTCCGCGCGTTGGGCTGTGCCTACGTGCTGTGTGGCCATTCAGAACGGCGGGCACACTTTGGGGAAACGGACCAGGATGTGAGCCGGAAGGTGCAGCAGGCCGTGGCGAATGGCATTGAACCAATTCTGTGTGTCGGGGAGACATTTGCGCAGCGGCAGCAGCAGATTCATGAGGTAACGGTGAGCGAGCAGGTACGCAAAGGTGTGGATCTCCTCAGTGCGTTCCCGCAAAAGAAGTTTACTATTGCGTACGAGCCTGTTTGGTCTGTGGGTACCGGACATCCAATCGAACCGGAACAAGCGTGGGCAATGGCACGGCTGATCCACCAAACCCTACGAGAGGAAATGCCTGACACTGCCGATACAGTGCCAATTATTTATGGCGGCAGCGTGAAACCCGACAATGCAAAATCCTTTGTGGATGGGAAGCACCTCGTTGGCGTCCTGGTCGGGAGTGCAAGCCTTGACCCAAAAGCCTTGTACGAAATTATTACCCAGCTGACAACGAAATAGTATGCTTACTCACGTGAAAGAAATTGTGCATGATGCTATTGCCAGGAACTACGCCATTGGCGCCTTCAACGTGGAAAATTTGGAGACAACCCTGGGTGTTGTTCGGGCAGCGGTGAAGGAGAAGTCCCCCCTCATTTTGCAGGTGTCAGAAAAGACCATTGCCTACGCCGGGCTCCGGGCGATTACCAGCATTGTGGAGCACATTGCGCGTGATGAAGCCGGCACCATTCCGGTTGCCTTACACTTAGACCATGGCAAGTCGTTCCGTTCCGTGGCAGCGTGTATCAGCGCAGGTTTTTCTTCCATCATGATTGACGCGTCTGACGTGCCGTTCCAGGAAAATGTGATTCTCACCAAGCAGGCAGTTGACTACGCACACCGCAAAGAAGCTTGGGCGCAAGGGGAGTTGGGGGTGGTGAAAGGTTTGGAAGAAGCAATGACCCTGGCGCAGCGTGAACCTTTTATGACCAAGCCGGACGAAGCGAAAGCGTTTGTTGCCCAAACCGGGGTTGATACCCTGGCCGTAGCCGTGGGGAACATGCATGGGGTAGTGAAAATGCGGAAAGGCGCTACCCAGGAGCTGGATCAAGCCCGGTTGGAAGCCATCCACGACATGCTGCCCGACACTCCTTTGGTGCTCCACGGTGCGTCTGGGCTTGGGAAGGCGGAATTGACCCGCGCGGCTGACCATGGCGTGCGGATTGTGAACATGAACACAGAACTCAAACTCGCTTTTGCCAATGCACTCCGCGCAACGCTGACCAAGGATGATGAGGCGTATGACCCGCGGCTGATTTTTGGGCCAGCCATGGCCGCCTTGGAGGCGTTGGTCAGTACCAAGCTCCGCGCCTTAGGCAGCACCGGTAAAGCAAACGGTTAATTTTTTTCACCTTTT contains:
- the aspS gene encoding aspartate--tRNA ligase; this translates as MERTLAVETPQLVGQEVKLQGWVHNHRRLGKMVFIDLRDRTGLVQVLFADDLTEPANQIRPEYVVEITGTVVERKGKGANPNLPTGLVEIHAKSLSVLSEAQTPPFPINDETKAQETNEELRLEYRYLDLRRQSMRQNLALRAKVNAHFRAFLQEQGFTEVETPYLTKGTPEGAREFIVPSRNFAGKFYVLPQSPQQFKQLLMVAGVERYFQIVRCFRDEDQRGDRQPEFTQLDMEMSFVDEHEVMQLVEDMMIALVKAVTPEKHITQVPFPRIPYVEAMAKYNSDKPDIRKDKNDPNELGFCFITDFPLFEYSEEEKKLVPVHHLFTAPKDADLELLATDPAKVTAKQYDLALNGFEVAGGSIRNHKPEVQQQIFNILKLAPEDVTRRFGHMLKAFSYGVPPHGGIAPGIDRLVAILAGVPNIREVIAFPKTGDARDPMMGAPTELPEQQLRDVHIASIKKE
- the asnS gene encoding asparagine--tRNA ligase; the encoded protein is MNVRIADIAGFDGKEVSIQGWAANVRSSGKIAFLQLRDGSAGLLQVVVSHEAVGDAVFASAKAVTIESSIIVTGLVKAEPRSPGGFELQATKVELLQKAEEYPIGKKEHGPDFLLDNRHLWIRSPRQAAILRVRDTVIWALRDFFRKEGFILTDTPILTPTSCEGTTTLFETEYFDQQAYLSQSGQLYLEALAMALGKVYDFGPTFRAEKSKTRRHLTEFWMLDAEAAYMDLEASMQLQERMIVHVVQTVLTERKTELALLERDVTALEKIQSPFERMTYDQALAKLKELGSDIKWGTDLGNDDETILTKAYDKPIFITHYPSEIKAFYMKPDPTNPKVALCADLLAPEGYGEVIGGSQRIDDLQMLEQRIAEHKLPKKDLEWYLDLRRYGSVPHSGFGIGLERTVTWLCGLTHVRESIPFPRLINRLTP
- a CDS encoding serine hydrolase, coding for MMHPVPISPVNPAGSVRRRLLPGNAFAVLGFLLVSGVIVAVIAMAYVFVYLPDARLAAHLGKVAGATYTRSLPVVPLPTTPVPVVTPVSGILLDVDSATVLWEKNALQPRPIASLTKLVSAVTWLNTNPKLDAYVTIPSDIDQAVAEAGEPGDVASKVSLQPGERVRAKDLLASAIIASANNALLALVRSTGSVADFTQEMAQSAADAHTTTLTVADPTGLDRANVASAKDIALLAHQAFQNPVLKPFFTQAQTRITTAGGRTFTARSTDELVRTTRTYTVVGAKTGYLPEAGYTFAVEAKKDDRKLVLVLLGEPNSAARFADADALLQWGFSAT
- a CDS encoding class II fructose-bisphosphate aldolase produces the protein MLTHVKEIVHDAIARNYAIGAFNVENLETTLGVVRAAVKEKSPLILQVSEKTIAYAGLRAITSIVEHIARDEAGTIPVALHLDHGKSFRSVAACISAGFSSIMIDASDVPFQENVILTKQAVDYAHRKEAWAQGELGVVKGLEEAMTLAQREPFMTKPDEAKAFVAQTGVDTLAVAVGNMHGVVKMRKGATQELDQARLEAIHDMLPDTPLVLHGASGLGKAELTRAADHGVRIVNMNTELKLAFANALRATLTKDDEAYDPRLIFGPAMAALEALVSTKLRALGSTGKANG
- a CDS encoding ScpA family protein; amino-acid sequence: MRNITVEKFEGPLDLLLQLIETEELDITQVALAQVTEQYLRTLEGATNVGPEELADFLVVAAKLLLIKSRVLLPQLQVGDETEATDLERQLKMYKAYLDASRAVAKIIHKRRFTFGRGKPAVMIEQKFSPPPSLTSAALHVTFLTVLQELEPIISLPKAVIERTVSIAEKIEHIRVLILDQALVSFKQIVQQAGSKTDVIVSFLALLELVKQRGIMVKQTALFDDIAIQRLDPPTNAEA
- a CDS encoding YbaK/EbsC family protein gives rise to the protein MSIPAKISKFLGAKKVQYDVVPHKTVFTVYDLAQTMKLKLEQIAKTLLVKADKRYILVVMPAHYRLDFGKLKKVLKVKDVSIAKEKDMQAKFKTKPGAMVPFGAIHKLDVITDKSFLKVKDALFSAGSFTDSIRMKLKDYLKAVEPTVADIGKKFPIKLQIVKKAPKKPHRKGTRKPKLAKRKKR
- the scpB gene encoding SMC-Scp complex subunit ScpB → MLKHKIETLLFLAGKPLTVKKLVELVDAPKADVQAAATELMHDYEQKQTGLLIQQAGDSFQLVSHPDHRALAQTFVKDEVSGELTKPSLEALTIVAYRGPVTKTELEQIRGVNCTLILRNLLIRGLVEASYDKTQATTVYSVTHDFVRFLGLATVEELPDYEKLHSHATLNEFLERTGAVAAADSNAQAETVPAA
- the tpiA gene encoding triose-phosphate isomerase → MRPLVVANWKMHVTPPQAEAFVQDFLAQDPAPLQAANVVLCPAAPVIGTVAQVCAGSPVRWGAQNAYWEARGQFTGEVSMEMLRALGCAYVLCGHSERRAHFGETDQDVSRKVQQAVANGIEPILCVGETFAQRQQQIHEVTVSEQVRKGVDLLSAFPQKKFTIAYEPVWSVGTGHPIEPEQAWAMARLIHQTLREEMPDTADTVPIIYGGSVKPDNAKSFVDGKHLVGVLVGSASLDPKALYEIITQLTTK